From one Chloroflexota bacterium genomic stretch:
- a CDS encoding Gfo/Idh/MocA family oxidoreductase has protein sequence MADVLRVGMAGLGAGARQVLPSFKHVPGVELAAVADIRASALEEFAARGVRTFKSVEAMCKSPDVDAVWVATPNVLHMEHTLLAANHGKHVICEKPMALSLAQAQAMIDAVDRNGVKYVQGHSKIYNPPVRKIREVAASGRLGRIIQINTWNYRNWLNQPRLATEVDTATGGGVVYRQGPHQTDVVRCIGGGMVKSVRAITGRWDPNFNTEGNYSAFLEFEDGTPCLMSLNGYAHFNVTELTWGIGEGGQQTPEDQLYAARERLTRPFDPEAKYALPEYTEAGYEARERARADRHQPFYGLTIVSCERGDIRQSPDGLYIYSDAGKSEISCDTDTGHASELAELAAAVREARPTFPDARWGMATLEVILAIMESSATHAEVRLAHQVPYPL, from the coding sequence GCTGGCCGCCGTCGCGGATATTCGCGCATCAGCGTTGGAAGAGTTCGCCGCCCGGGGCGTGCGAACCTTCAAGAGCGTCGAGGCGATGTGCAAGTCACCCGACGTCGATGCGGTCTGGGTGGCCACACCCAACGTTCTCCACATGGAGCACACGCTTCTGGCCGCGAACCATGGGAAACACGTCATCTGCGAAAAGCCGATGGCCCTGAGCCTGGCGCAGGCGCAAGCCATGATCGACGCCGTCGATCGCAATGGCGTCAAGTACGTCCAAGGCCACTCCAAGATCTACAACCCGCCGGTGCGCAAGATACGCGAGGTGGCGGCGAGCGGTCGGCTGGGCCGGATCATCCAGATCAACACGTGGAACTACCGCAACTGGCTGAACCAGCCACGCCTGGCAACCGAGGTCGACACGGCCACCGGCGGCGGCGTGGTGTATCGACAGGGGCCACATCAGACCGACGTCGTCCGCTGCATCGGCGGCGGTATGGTGAAGTCAGTTCGGGCGATCACCGGCCGGTGGGACCCGAACTTCAATACCGAGGGAAATTACAGCGCGTTCCTCGAATTCGAGGACGGCACTCCGTGTCTCATGAGCCTCAACGGGTATGCGCACTTCAACGTGACGGAGCTGACCTGGGGGATCGGCGAGGGCGGCCAGCAGACGCCGGAGGACCAGCTCTACGCCGCCCGGGAGCGATTGACCAGGCCGTTCGACCCCGAGGCGAAGTACGCGCTACCCGAGTACACCGAGGCCGGCTATGAGGCAAGGGAGCGCGCTCGTGCGGACCGTCATCAGCCCTTCTACGGCCTCACCATCGTGAGCTGCGAGCGCGGAGACATTCGACAGTCGCCAGACGGCTTGTACATCTACTCGGACGCGGGCAAGAGCGAGATCTCCTGCGACACGGACACCGGCCATGCGAGCGAGCTTGCCGAGCTTGCCGCCGCGGTGCGCGAGGCGAGACCAACGTTTCCCGATGCGCGCTGGGGGATGGCGACTCTCGAAGTGATTCTCGCGATCATGGAATCCTCGGCTACGCACGCCGAGGTGCGCCTCGCCCACCAGGTACCGTACCCGCTTTAG